A window of Anomalospiza imberbis isolate Cuckoo-Finch-1a 21T00152 chromosome 4, ASM3175350v1, whole genome shotgun sequence contains these coding sequences:
- the PCM1 gene encoding pericentriolar material 1 protein isoform X5, which produces MATGGGPFEEGMNDQDLPSWSNESLDDRLNNTDWGGQQKKANRSSEKNKKKLSGEGETRLTNDISPESSPGMERRKTRTSHSFPHARYMTQMSVPEQAELERLKQRINFSDLDQRSIGSDSQGRATAANNKRQLNENKKPFNFLSLQINTNKSKDPASGSQKKEGGVSAQCKELFGAALSKDFLQNCQVSAQEDGRGEQAMDSSQIVSRLVQIRDYIAKASSMRDDLVEKNERSANVERLSHLIDDLKEQEKSYLKFLQKMLARENEEDDVRTIDSAVGSGSVGESTSLNIDVQSEASDTTEVSFSLSCRPRIEDKLGNSASHEQVTDIDVTPSPKGKSERAALNYREIWPFGINSQDHGLLSKARDPQQEAKEELENLKKQHDLLKRMLQQQEELKALQGRQAALLALQHKAEQAIAVLDDSVVTETTGSVSGVSLTSELNEELNDLIQRFHNQLHDSQTQSVPDNRRQAESLSLTREISQSRNSSMLEHQSDEKAQLFNKMRMLQGKKQKMDKLLGELHTLRDQHLNNSSFFPASGSPQRSVDQRSTTSAASGPVGIVTVVNGETNSLASAPYPPDSLVSQNESEEDENLNPTEKLQKLNEVRKRLNELRELVHYYEQTSDMMTDAVNENIKEEEETEESESDSEHEDPQPVTNIRNPQGISTWSEINSNSNVQCGTNNRDGRHLNTDCEINNRSAANIRTLKMSSALDCHNRENDKHRDLPQGEDDEVEEDRVSEDSMSSHRSSLGDVAGDAEFEQKINRLMAAKQKLRQLQNLAAMVQDDDPEPQGAIANASNIGDLLGEVEETKQQPNNVRASSNKLKKDVRLNEKAREKFYEAKLQQQQQELKQLQEERRKLFEIQEKIQVLQKACPDLELSAGLGNCPANRQTTQATSTPAMNECNTAGKPLFECDESVPIGNELWSEMRRHEILREELRQRRKQLEALMAEDQRRRELAETISTVAASLKSEGSEAQCTPQQSRTENRTMATWGGSTQCALEEENGDEDGYLSDGVGQAEEEEEDASSLNDSFSVYPNNNIPENVYFVKGNKDRWKNCRPLSADGNYRPVSKARQQQNISMRRQENFRWMSELSYVEEKEQWQEQINQLKKQHEFSVSICQTLMQDQQTLSCLLQTLLTSPYSMMPNNVASSQINLIMHQLNQCYTQLNWQQNNVQRLKQMLSDLMQQQEQQCQQKPSRKERGNSAPPPPSPVFCPFNYPPQPVNLFSVPGFTNFSSFAPGINCNPVFPCGFGDFAHTVSPRSSEQQEQQHPLDPNTSGKTEYMAFPKPFESSSSNGGEKQRNHRQPEEEMEKRSTWIDDSQETKKDDQSQLTAGFAVSVQNIASSHKNQCDMNRRREFDEESLESFSSMPDPIDPTTVTKTFRARKASAQASLASKDKTPKSKNKRKSSSQLKGRIKNTGYESASASSVCEPCKNNKSRHSDVVHAKVFSKRNQEQLEKIIKYSRSTEMSSAHARRILQQSNRNACIEAPETGSDLSMFEALRDTIYSEVATLISQNESRPHFLIELFHELQLLNTDYLRQRALYALQDIVTRHLCEKNEKGKCAKSLNSATWVASNSELTPSESLASTDDETFGKNFSTEACQDCQQPDADNGSIMSTSSNFEPFATDDLGNTVIHLDKALSWMREYERMKVEAESTLDSEGCSSNFQGASTAKLEGPGAGECQSGPQSGDVSSVPCPRIDTQQLDRQIKAIMKEVIPFLKEHMDEVCSSQLLTSVRRMVLTLTQQNDESKEFVKFFHKQLGSILQDSLAKFAGRKLKDCGEDLLVEISEVLFNELAFFKLMQDLDNNSISVKQRCKRKVETTEVMQSYAKEAKKGLQVDVRSSVEDVDEDKDKDETETTKQVLDSEVCAGNRVPESVRSDASDQEEDEESESGPVAISLSKAETQALTNYGSGEDENEDEEIEFEEGPVDVQTSLQASSETTENEQTSNQELSKAKSSEILSSEQEPVTVKGKPCMW; this is translated from the exons ATGGCAACAGGAGGTGGTCCCTTTGAAGAAGGCATGAATGATCAGGACTTGCCCAGCTGGAGCAATGAGAGCCTTGACGACCGGCTGAACAACACA GACTGGGGAGGTCAACAGAAGAAAGCAAACAGATCttcagagaaaaacaagaaaaagcttAGTGGGGAAGGTGAAACAAGACTTACTAATGACATATCTCCAGAATCTTCACCTGGAATGGAACGACGCAAGACCAGAACTTCTCATAGCTTTCCTCATGCTCGATACATGACTCAGATGTCTGTTCCAGAGCAGGCTGAACTAGAAAGGCTTAAACAAAGAATAAACTTCAGTGATCTGGATCAG AGAAGCATTGGAAGTGATTCTCAAGGCAGGGCAACGGCTGCTAATAACAAACGTCAacttaatgaaaacaaaaaaccattCAACTTCCTGTCACTGCAGATTAACACTAACAAAAGCAAAGATCCTGCCTCAGGTTCCCAAAAAAAGGAAGGTGGGGTATCAGCGCAATGTAAAGAGTTGTTTGGAGCTGCTCTAAGCAAGGATTTCTTGCAAAATTGTCAAGTGTCTGCTCAAGAAGATGGAAGGGGAGAGCAAGCGATGGATAGTAGCCAG ATTGTGAGCAGACTAGTTCAGATTCGCGACTATATTGCTAAGGCCAGCTCCATGCGGGATGATCTTgtagagaaaaatgaaagatcGGCCAATGTTGAGCGTTTATCACACCTTATAGATGACCTTAAAGAGCAGGAGAAATCCTATCTGAAATTTTTACAAAAGATGCTT GCTAGAGAAAATGAGGAGGATGATGTTCGGACTATAGATTCAGCTGTGGGATCTGGTTCTGTAGGTGAGAGCACATCGCTAAACATTGATGTGCAGTCTGAGGCTTCAGATACCACG GAGGTATCTTTTAGTTTGAGTTGTCGGCCCCGCATTGAGGACAAACTAGGGAATTCAGCTTCACACGAACAGGTTACAGACATTGATGTTACACCAAGCCCTAAAGGGAAAAGTGAGAGAGCTGCTCTGAATTACAGGGAAATCTGGCCTTTTGGGATTAATAGCCAGGATCATGGATTGCTTTCAAAG GCCAGAGATCCTCAACAGGAAGCTAAAGAGGAGTTGGAGAACTTGAAGAAACAGCACGATTTATTGAAAAGAATGCTACAACAGCAGGAGGAACTAAAGGCTCTTCAAGGAAGACAGGCAGCTCTTCTTGCTTTGCAGCATAAAGCAGAGCAAGCCATTGCTGTCCTGGATGATTCTG TTGTAACAGAAACTACAGGTAGTGTTTCAGGAGTGAGTCTTACATCAGAACTGAATGAAGAATTGAATGATTTAATTCAACGCTTTCACAACCAACTTCATGATTCACAG ACACAGTCTGTGCCTGACAATAGAAGGCAAGCAGAAAGCCTTTCACTTACCAGAGAGATTTCACAAAGCAGAAACTCTTCAATGCTTGAACACCAGTCAGATGAGAAGGCACAGCTTTTTAACAAGATGCGAATGTTGCAGGGTAAAAAGCAAAAGATGGACAAACTATTAGGAGAACTTCATACACTTCGTGACCAACATCTAAATAACTCTTCCT TTTTTCCTGCTTCAGGTTCTCCTCAAAGGAGTGTTGATCAAAGAAGTACAACTTCAGCTGCTTCTGGTCCTGTAGGCATAGTAACTGTTGTCAACGGTGAAACAAATAGTCTGGCATCTGCTCCCTATCCTCCCGATTCCCTGGTTTCTCAGAATGAGAGTGAAGAGGATGAAAATCTAAATCCAACAGAAAAGCTTCA gaAGCTAAATGAGGTTCGTAAGAGACTGAATGAGTTACGTGAGTTAGTTCACTACTATGAGCAGACATCTGATATGATGACAGATGCTGTGAATGAAAACAttaaggaggaggaagaaacagaagaatCAGAAAGTGATTCTGAACATGAGGATCCACAGCCTGTTACAAATATTAG AAACCCTCAAGGAATCAGTACTTGGAGTGAAATAAATAGCAACTCAAATGTACAGTGTGGAACTAATAACAGAGATGGAAGACATCTTAATACAGACTGTGAAATAAACAACCGATCTGCTGCTAATATAAGGACTCTAAAAATGTCATCTGCTTTAG ACTGTCATAACAGGGAGAATGACAAACACCGTGATCTACCCCAAGGTGAAGATGATGAAGTGGAAGAAGATCGAGTTAGTGAAGATTCCATGTCTAGTCACAGAAGCAGCCTGGGTGATGTAGCTGGAGATGCCGAGTTTGAGCAGAAGATCAATAGGCTTATGGCTGCAAAACAGAAGCTTAGACAGTTACAAAACCTTGCGGCTATGGTGCAG GATGATGATCCAGAACCTCAAGGGGCAATTGCAAATGCGTCTAATATTGGTGACTTGTTGGGTGAGGTGGAAGAGACAAAGCAACAACCAAACAATGTCCGAGCAAGTTCCAACAAGTTAAAAAAAGATGTGCGACTGAATGAAAAAGCAAG AGAGAAGTTCTATGAAGCTAaacttcagcagcagcaacaggagCTTAAGCAGTtacaagaagaaagaagaaaactgtttgaaatccaggaaaaaattCAAGTGTTACAGAAAGCTTGTCCTGACCTTGAA TTGTCAGCTGGCCTGGGTAACTGCCCAGCAAATAGACAGACTACACAAGCAACATCAACTCCAGCCATGAATGAGTGTAACACAGCTGGCAAGCCTTTATTTGAGTGTGATGAATCTGTACCAATAGGCAATGAG TTATGGTCTGAGATGAGAAGACATGAGATTTTAAGAGAAGAATTGCGACAGAGAAGAAAGCAACTTGAAGCTTTAATGGCTGAAGATCAGAGAAGGAGAGAGCTCGCAGAAACAATATCTACTGTTGCTGCATCTCTTAAAAGTGAAGGGTCAGAAGCTCAGTGTActccacagcagagcaggactgaAAA TAGGACAATGGCTACCTGGGGGGGTTCTACCCAGTGTGCCctagaggaagaaaatggagaTGAAGACGGTTATCTCTCTGATGGAGTTGGTCAGgcagaagaagaggaagaagatgcATCAAGTTTGAATGACAGTTTCTCTGTTTATCCCAATAACAACATACCAGAAAATGTATATTTTGTTAAAGGAAACAAAGATAG GTGGAAAAACTGTCGTCCCCTTTCAGCAGATGGAAATTATCGTCCAGTGTCTAAGGCCAGGCAACAGCAAAACATAAGTATGCGGCGTCAGGAGAATTTTCGGTGGATGTCTGAGCTTTCCTATGTGGAAGAAAAGGAACAATGGCAAGAGCAGATCAATCAGTTGAAGAAACAGCATGAATTTAGTGTCAGCATTTGTCAAACTTTGATGCAGGATCAGCAG ACCCTCTCTTGCCTTCTACAGACCTTGCTCACAAGCCCCTACAGCATGATGCCCAATAATGTTGCATCTTCACAAATAAATCTTATTATGCATCAGTTAAACCAGTGTTACACTCAACTGAATTGGCAGCAGAATAATGTCCAAAG gtTGAAACAAATGTTAAGTGATCTTATGCAGCAGCAAGAACAACAGTGTCAACAGAAACCATCAAGAAAGGAGAGAGGCAATAGTGcacctccacctccatctcCTGTTTTCTGTCCATTCAACTACCCTCCACAACCTGTGAACCTCTTTAGCGTTCCAGGATTTactaatttttcttcctttgctccAG GTATTAACTGTAATCCAGTGTTCCCATGTGGTTTTGGAGATTTTGCACATACCGTTTCTCCACGCAgcagtgagcagcaggagcaacAACATCCTCTAGATCCTAATACTTCTGGGAAAACTGAGTATATGGCATTCCCCAAACCCTTTGAAAGCAGTTCCTCTAAcggaggagaaaaacaaag GAATCATAGACAGCCTGaagaggaaatggaaaagagatCAACTTGGATTGATGATAGCcaagaaacaaagaaagatgATCAGTCTCAGCTGACTGCAGGTTTTGCAGTTTCAGTACAAAACATTGCTTCTAGTCATAAAAATCAGTGTGATATGAACCGGAGAAGAGAGTTTGACGAAGAGTCTTTGGAGAGTTTCAGTAGCATGCCTGATCCAATAGACCCAACTACTGTGACAAAGACATTTAGAGCTAGAAAAGCATCAGCGCAAGCAAGCCTGGCATCAAAAGATAAAACGCCCAAATCCAAGAATAAGAGGAAGAGTTCTTCTCAGCTAAAAGGCAGAATTAAAAATACTG GTTATGAAAGTGCAAGTGCCTCTAGTGTGTGTGAACCCTGCAAGAACAATAAAAGCAGACACTCTGATGTGGTTCATGCAAAGGTGTTCAGCAAAAGGAATCAGgaacaactggaaaaaataattaaatacagTAGATCTACAGAAATGTCTTCAG CGCATGCTAGGAGAATTCTGCAGCAGTCTAACAGAAATGCATGCATTGAAGCGCCAG AAACTGGTAGTGATCTTTCTATGTTTGAAGCTTTGCGAGACACAATTTATTCTGAAGTGGCAACTCTTATTTCTCAAAATGAGTCTCGTCCCCACTTTCTTATTGAACTTTTCCATGAGCTTCAGCTGCTAAATACAGATTATCTGAGGCAAAGGGCTCTATATGCTTTACAG GATATAGTGACCAGACATTTAtgtgagaaaaatgaaaaaggaaagtgTGCAAAATCACTGAATTCTGCAACATGGGTGGCATCAAATTCCGAACTCACTCCTAGTGAAAGCCTTGCCTCTACAGATGAT GAAACTTTTGGCAAGAACTTTTCTACAGAAGCATGTCAAGATTGTCAACAACCTGATGCAGACAATGGCAGTATTATGTCTACTTCTTCAAATTTTGAACCTTTTGCTACTGATGACCTTG GCAACACAGTGATTCACTTAGATAAAGCTTTGTCTTGGATGAGGGAATATGAGCGTATGAAAGTTGAAGCTGAAAGTACCCTTGACTCTGAGGGCTGCTCTAGTAATTTTCAGGGTGCTTCCACTGCTAAATTAGAAG GTCCAGGTGCTGGTGAGTGTCAGTCTGGGCCACAGTCAGGTGATGTTTCTTCAGTTCCATGTCCTCGTATAGATACTCAGCAGCTTGACCGGCAGATTAAAGCAATTATGAAAGAGGTCATTCCTTTTCTGAAG GAACACATGGATGAAGTTTGCTCTTCTCAATTACTGACATCAGTAAGACGTATGGTCTTGACTCTTACTCAACAAAATGATGAAAGTAAAGAATTTGTGAAGTTCTTTCATAAGCAGCTTGGCAGTATACTTCAG GATTCACTGGCGAAATTTGCTGGTAGAAAATTAAAAGATTGTGGGGAGGATCTTCTTGTGGAGATCTCTGAAGTGTTATTCAATGAATTAGCCTTTTTTAAACTCATGCAAGACTTGGACAACAACAGTATTTCTGTAAAGCAGAGATGTAAACGAAAAGTAGAAACCACGGAAGTAATGCAGTCTTATGCTAAAgag GCAAAAAAAGGTCTCCAGGTGGATGTTCGTTCTTCTGTTGAAGATGTCGATGAGGACAAA GACAAGGATGAGACTGAAACTACTAAACAAGTACTGGACTCAGAAGTGTGTGCTGGTAACAGAGTGCCTGAAAGTGTTAGATCTGATGCATCTGATcaagaggaggatgaggaaaGTGAAAGCGGTCCAGTGGCAATAA GTTTATCAAAAGCAGAAACTCAAGCTTTGACTAACTATGGCAGTGGAGAAGATGAGAATGAAGATGAAGAAATAGAATTTGAGGAAGGACCTGTTGATGTGCAAACATCACTACAAGCCAGCAGTGAAACAACTGAAAATGAACAG ACTTCAAACCAAGAATTGAGTAAGGCAAAAAGCAGTGAGATTTTGTCATCGGAACAAGAGCCTGTTACTGTTAAAGGTAAGCCCTGCATGTGGTAA